A genomic region of Alistipes megaguti contains the following coding sequences:
- a CDS encoding MFS transporter — MGIKLRLVIMNFLQYAIWGAYLTSMGSYLVGVGLATHIGIFYAMQGIVSLFMPAVIGIVADRWIPAQRLLGFCHLLAALFMAAAGGYAMTSGNGVQFGLLFTLYALSVAFYMPTIALSNSVAYCVLEGAGLDTVKAFPPIRVWGTVGFICSMLLCDAAGFQTTYMQFLQCAVLGLVLGFYALTLPACPISRDGDRKSLVEALGLRAFTLFKQKRMALFFIFSMLLGISLQITNGFANPFITSFRDIPEFASTFGANHANALISLSQVSETLCILLIPFFLKRFGIKNVMLMAMLAWVLRFGLFGLGNPGGGVWMFILSMIVYGVAFDFFNISGSLFVNKETDVTIRSSAQGLFMIMTNGIGATIGTLGAQAVVNRLVYSQQSAAAQVAGWSQSWLVFAGYALVVAVVFALVFRYKHDPHAVEEVNR, encoded by the coding sequence ATGGGAATCAAACTGCGCCTCGTCATCATGAACTTCCTCCAGTACGCCATCTGGGGTGCCTATCTGACCTCCATGGGATCGTATCTGGTCGGAGTCGGTCTGGCGACGCATATCGGCATCTTCTATGCCATGCAGGGTATCGTCTCGCTCTTCATGCCCGCCGTCATCGGCATCGTCGCCGACCGCTGGATCCCGGCTCAGCGCCTGCTCGGCTTCTGCCATCTGTTGGCCGCCCTGTTCATGGCCGCCGCCGGCGGTTATGCCATGACCTCGGGGAACGGCGTACAGTTCGGTCTGCTCTTTACGCTCTATGCGCTCAGCGTGGCCTTCTACATGCCGACGATCGCCCTCTCGAACTCCGTGGCATACTGCGTCCTCGAAGGCGCCGGTCTCGATACGGTCAAGGCCTTCCCGCCGATCCGCGTCTGGGGGACCGTCGGCTTCATCTGTTCGATGCTCCTCTGTGATGCCGCCGGATTCCAGACCACCTACATGCAGTTCCTGCAGTGTGCCGTGCTGGGGCTCGTCCTCGGATTCTACGCCTTGACGCTGCCCGCCTGCCCCATCAGCCGCGACGGCGACCGCAAATCACTGGTCGAAGCCCTCGGTCTGAGAGCCTTCACCCTCTTCAAGCAGAAACGGATGGCCCTGTTCTTCATCTTTTCGATGCTGCTCGGCATCTCGCTTCAGATCACCAACGGCTTTGCAAACCCCTTCATCACCTCGTTCCGCGATATCCCGGAGTTTGCCTCGACCTTCGGCGCCAACCACGCCAATGCGCTGATCTCGCTCTCGCAGGTCTCCGAAACCCTCTGCATCCTGCTCATCCCCTTCTTCCTGAAGCGTTTCGGCATCAAGAACGTCATGCTGATGGCCATGCTGGCCTGGGTGCTGCGTTTCGGCCTGTTCGGACTGGGAAATCCCGGCGGCGGAGTCTGGATGTTCATCCTCTCGATGATTGTCTACGGCGTGGCCTTCGATTTCTTCAACATCTCGGGCTCGCTCTTCGTCAACAAGGAGACCGACGTGACGATCCGCTCCAGCGCCCAGGGTCTCTTCATGATCATGACCAACGGCATCGGCGCCACGATCGGTACGCTCGGTGCACAGGCCGTCGTCAACCGGCTGGTCTACTCGCAGCAGAGCGCCGCGGCCCAGGTGGCCGGCTGGTCGCAATCGTGGTTGGTCTTTGCCGGATATGCCCTGGTGGTGGCCGTAGTCTTTGCGCTGGTCTTCCGTTATAAGCACGATCCCCATGCCGTCGAAGAGGTCAACCGCTGA